The genomic DNA TCCATTGGGATCTATTATTGCTGTTGGTGTTAACTGATTTCCGGATATGCTATTCGCAGAAACAACAAACATTGCATTTTCGAAAGCTCTTGTTTGCAAGAGACCCTTCATCATTTCGTATCTGTCGATATCGTCTCTTTCACCGGAATGTGCGAAACTCACCAATGCAATTGGGATACTCTCTGCAAAAAGTTCTCTGAAGTATTCCGGGAAGTCTGCTTCATAGCAGATCCTCGTGCCGATTTTCACACCGCCAATTACAAAGAATCCCTTCTCTTTGCCTGCTGCAAAATTGTTCTTGTCCCATCCCCATAAAGCCCTCTTTGCATAATATGAACTGCCGCTGTTCGGTCGTAAAATCGCGACTACATTGCATACATCATCTCCAATACTTTGTATCCTTCCAAA from bacterium includes the following:
- a CDS encoding carbon-nitrogen hydrolase family protein — translated: MKIGTFQFACDHNIENNFISIERGIREAIQNRVELLLMPECALCGYFEEMIDDKGKYEIEKQDYYQEKLQHIIDRTSMTLVFGRIQSIGDDVCNVVAILRPNSGSSYYAKRALWGWDKNNFAAGKEKGFFVIGGVKIGTRICYEADFPEYFRELFAESIPIALVSFAHSGERDDIDRYEMMKGLLQTRAFENAMFVVSANSISGNQLTPTAIIDPNGRVIGIASRREEELLVFDYEEPPYQFGRQGRMEHSKYLCNIKQSQQ